TTGCCTCTTCCAATACTATATCCTCCAATTCTTTCCATAACAATTTCAATTATAAAACATGACAATCagtattcttttctttttcttttttgacagaAATGGTTGGTCATTATTGGTCTTTCTCATTAGATTAACTAATTAAATGTGGAAAATGCTTTTTATGATGAGGTCAAAAGAAAGGCCATTTCAACAGAACATGCATATATTTTCCTACTACTAATTGACAACAGAACATTGAtaattattgtcaaaaaaaaaaagaaaaaaaaaaacagaacattGATAATTGGTAAATCATCATCTGCAGTTTCATACCTAACATTACCCAATGAAATTCAATGacagaactttttaagagaaaaaataaaacgaaATAATATAATCAATAATTCATATTTCCCTTGCAATCTGAAAACTTTTTAAAACGGGAAAATCGTTTTCCTATTTGCAGGGGGGTTATACAAATCATAGTCAACTCATCACACACTATGAATCCATCTAATATGGTCCTTTCTACCATCTAATTTTTTGAGAACATGGTTGTTTCTACTCTTCtcacaaagaaagaaaaaaaagggatTAGCTCATCTCAAAATTCCGAATATCTACAATCTCAAACTACAGCTCGATCAAGCTCACACCAGAGACAACCTTCTCAGCCAGAAAACCTTGCTCTTGACGATGATCTGCCATTAATAGCAAATATTCAAGAcattagaaataaaaatatatatttcaggACAAACAAATAATCACACACTATCGCTTAtcagaaaagtaaaaaatacaaaacagcAAAATGCTCAAAATAAACATGCATTTCAGTTTACTTTTGTAGATACATAATCACATTTAATATCAGAACTATTCTTGCACAAATATACAACCAAGAACAAGATCAACATAAAATATTTCATCTTCCCATTTAAAAAGTTTCACTGCCAATTGAAAGGTAACTAAAACAGAGCAACTTCCATACCATTGTTTGTTTTTCCTGAACTCAGTGAGCACTGGATATATGTTCTTAAAGGCCGTGTAAATCTCATCTTTCGActaaagaaatgaaaatgaaaacattAGTCAAATGTGTCAgaaaaatgacaaaatataaaattacatggGTATATCTCAAGATCATTCATTACCTTGGTTCCTTTCAGGTAAACTTTTCCGGactcaaatatatataagaTTGTCTTCGGTTCCTTCATTTGATAGGTTAGCCATGGAAACGACTCTGGATTATACTACAACCAGAAACAAACAAGCAAGTTAAATATGTGCTTATCATCCCTTGAAGTTCTAATATGGAATGAAATTAGGAAACCAGCTGCACTTCCACAAACACAATTGAAAATGGCACTTTGCGTCAAATAAACTAACTTTACCACAGAAAAACATCATAACTGAATATGTTCTACAACTGGTTCTTCCCattctatttttgaaaattttaagagCTTTATAACGTGTCTGAAAAATGTGTTTTGCAATGGATATCTCAAGGTAAATGTACcttttaactaataaaaaatggACTTGTGGATGTTTGACTGTCATGGATATAAGGATTGGTTTTGCACTATGTAGTACTGGTGCTTCGTTGCTAACAGTATGTCCAACACTGATATGTGCGGTTACATTCAAAAGGTtccattttctaaaaaatattacCGATGGTGTCTACTTGTCAGTGTCATGTCAGGTtttgtgtttgtgcttcataggtttTGCATCTCTtctattcaaatatttttttccatattaaggattcttaaataaaaatgaacctAGGCCATCTATAGAACACTAATTGTTTATGTCAGATCAGTTCCAAACAAGCTTTTTAAACTCAGTTCACTAACCTTTTGACTTAGTCTAGTTCGCAAACCGAGCTGGCAGCCACCAAAtataaattactaaatttaagATTTTGCACAAAATCCCAAATCGACTCAATACAGATAGCCTCGGCATGCAAAATCAAACCCTAGTTATCCTCAACCAACCCTGATCACACCATCGCCTTCTTGTTTACGAACATTAAATCCCAAACCCACATCTCCAATCTTAGACATCTTCATTTGAATGAATTCTAGTGATTTCATTCATCTTCAACATATATGCGTAAAAGATATATGCGTAAAACTCTCGCTGTGATTTAGCATTTTATGGTAGATTATTTAATCTTTCCTTTCGTTTGTTTTTATAGTAGTTGTTTGATGAAATACCCAAATAGATTAAGGTTTGGCATCTTCTCATGTATTAACAATTGGATAAACCTTAGTCCATAGGGGTATTTCATCATACTACTGATTACCACTTAGAAGAAAACTCAATGAAAAAATATAACCTACAAAATGAAAAGAACATCAAAAGCAGAGTTTTGCACATACTTACTAACAGCGAGGAAGGTTAATTTGCATGCAAAAGTGAGCCTCAGTGTCATAGATGAATCAAGTACTAAGGTTTGTGCAAGTGAAAATGAATGGTGCAATCAAGGTTCGTTGATGTTAACTACTTAAATTTTGTATACTGCAGCTAACTACAATGAGTTGATTTGGTATTTTGCTTGAAACATTCGATTTAGTAACTTAGATTTAGTGGCTGTCAGTTCTGTTCACGAACTGAACTGAGTCAAAAGGGTTCGGTTAGTGATCCGTGTTTAAAAATACAATCATCTGTAGAATACTtgagattaattaaataattcaaGGAAACATAAATATCATGTAATGTGTGGTGAGCAATggtaattatatttaaaataaaactcaCCACAAGCCTAAACATGCTctaataagatttttttaaaaaaaaaatcattatatcATTGACAACAATCTATGAAATAATCACATGCTCCAGAGGACCAGAAACGGTTGTGGTTACTACGACAAATTGTTGTCAAGACCAGGTTTCCATTAAATTCACCAGGCAACCCAGAAAATGATGGcttcattttgtacttacactAGAGCAATTGGCATGGACATTAGCAAGACGCTCGAGGCGTATGGGGAAGTTGACATCACAAGAGCCAACAATTTCCTGAATCTTAAAATCCTAAAGCACAATACAAAAGGAATTAATCAATGACGAAGCACTggaaaaatgctaaacaattTTGGATGAAGTGTTTTTAGTGGAGATAATGTGAGAGTAGTTGTACCTTAAATTTAGCTGGGAAGCCCATCTTCCGGATAATTGTTGCATACTGAAGGAGACCACAAAATTAGGAAATACTAcaagtagtttatttttttctaaaaactacaaaattaatatgttCAACACAAGCTAACATTAATGTCAAGGTTCTCCAGCCGAATGAATTTCAAATTAGAAGCTTTAATATGCAGGAAACAAATGAACTAGCTAAGACAAGAAAAAGAACAGTACTATACCTTACTTGCCGCCAGTTTTGACTGGCTGTCACTCCTACCTCCAGTACAGACCTAACcatagaaattaaattaaaaaagcaTAAGAAACACAAATCTATTGCAATACAAGCCATGCACTAATGAATCCTATTGCAAATTCTGCAACTGTATGATATTGATAGGACACCAAGGTCCAACACATTTGATGACCCAATCATTGGGCCCATTTCGCACGAGCACAGTTTCTAGAAGATGGTAGAAGCAGAGGAAATAAGAGTTAGTTAGCACCCTCATTGATTTTAGGGGATTTTCTGTCATAAAAGAGAGGGAAGAGGGGCGAGTAATGTATTCAGAAAAGTTGTTAAGAGTCTGTTAGGAGAGATTTCTCTATGGTTTAGGAGAACAGCTCTGGTTTAGGAGTTCATAGAACTCTGGTTTACATTCTGTTTTTCTGTTTTCCACAACTGTAAGAGGTGTGAAGATCCATTACCTGTCAATAAATTTACAGTTTCATTGATCTAAGTTCTGGTTTCTATCATTATATTACAAACACCAGTAATGCTAAATGAGTGGGGAAAGGACAGATCTGTTTATGAATTATTAAATATAGCATTCAATTGGCATATGTAGTGAAAATGCCTGTCCACTTCTGGACACCATCACGGCATCACACAGTCAactaaacaaattaagttttaacttttaaccaCACTAGTCACCACTTCAGTTTGTCAATCCACATCACGGTATCCCTCTTAGATCTACATCACTGAAATTGCAGTAGAATTACAATTCCCGTGATTCAAGAACAATTCTGGTGATGCAGGCCTTGATtcccaaaaacaaaaatcaacaagcACCAGTGGGTTGTGAAATTGTATCTTATGTTCCCATCGAAACTATACAGAAATGCCAGAAGTGACAAAATGAACATACCATCACTCCTGAAGAACTGATTTGTGCTTTTGATTCTGGTGCCCTGATCCTCATACTCACAGAAGGATGCCGCTGCAAACATTCGAATCACATACTTCAGCACTGCAGACAAATGACCAACTAGCATGACAACATATCAAGCATgtaattattgattattgatttgAAACAACAGAAGTGTAGTACATAAGTGGTTGAAACCAATGCTAATACTgatagaaaatttataaatCAAACACGCTTCTCCAGATCAAATACAAAAAAATGaaggttttaaaaaaatatgaccAAGCTCCAAAACTAAACAAAAACCTAATCAACCTTCATTGAACTTGGGATACAAAAAGAACACAATATGTGGCGCACACATGTATATGGTATATGTAGTGCCATTCACATCTAATAAACTTGCCTGGGGATTGTACTCTGCAGTAGGAGCTTTAAGCTTAATGGATTGAAGGTCCAACTTACAGTCCAAATTGACAGTTGACACAATATTTCTGGCAATACaaatagtatatatttttagatattCTAAAGCACATACAAGCAGTCATTATCCAGTCAACGTATCTGAAAATATCTTATTAAATCCACACAAACAATTCAAGCATATAATTCGAGTTCATTGTAGAATAAACAGATACACACATAGGAGCATCAATGCCAATGAACTCCACAGTGGAATATAACTCCATTCCATTATGGACATGCTCATTAATAAAACTCACTTCCTAAGCTTCAATGGCTTAAACTTATTCATTAGGTTAGGTAAGAATAAGAACAGCTAAAAAAGAGCGGTATCAATATAAAGTACATGAAATTGTATGGTCCAACAAATACGAATAACAAGACTGAACATTTACAGGTAAGTCCGATGCAGGACGGTTTCTATTTGAAGCAATAGTTTTCATTGGATAATAAAAGTAAGCCACATCTGAGTTTGCACAACAATAAACCTCATCAGAAACCATGAAAAAGAGTTGTTTTTATTAACATTTGCATGTTATAATTTCAATATCATACACGGGGAATCACTTGGGTTccatgaagcacggacaccagACA
This portion of the Trifolium pratense cultivar HEN17-A07 linkage group LG3, ARS_RC_1.1, whole genome shotgun sequence genome encodes:
- the LOC123918285 gene encoding TATA-box-binding protein-like translates to MDEHGMEGTQSVKPTIINIVSTVNLDCKLDLQSIKLKAPTAEYNPQRHPSVSMRIRAPESKAQISSSGVMVCTGGRSDSQSKLAASKYATIIRKMGFPAKFKDFKIQEIVGSCDVNFPIRLERLANVHANCSSYNPESFPWLTYQMKEPKTILYIFESGKVYLKGTKSKDEIYTAFKNIYPVLTEFRKNKQ